A genome region from Drosophila simulans strain w501 chromosome 2R, Prin_Dsim_3.1, whole genome shotgun sequence includes the following:
- the LOC6739470 gene encoding putative inorganic phosphate cotransporter isoform X2, whose product MVTTVKNRRFEDEDSGLGVRHFQIFLLFLALTVAYGCRVNLSVAVVAMTDAASANPDFPEYNWSEKTKSLLLSSFFWGYVITQVPAGQLARKYGGKVMILSGLAICSILNILTPICAKIGGWQLVCALRVVEGLCQGVVFPSTHTILSQWAPPKERATLGTCAYSGNQFGTILMLATSGVIAASPIGWPSIFYISGGIGCVWSVVYFFFGAGSPQECKSISAEEKKLIEMAQADEVSGGQEQPTEQLPTPWLSFFTSPAFLVLIVSHSVHNWGFWTLLTEIPSYMKNILGKDIKSNALLSSLPYVCMFAMSFVFSSISAQLNNRNCISRSTSRKLFNSIGLWIPMVTLVGLGYVNPDQSELAVVLLCFTVGMNGATYLGFNMNHIDLSPNFAGILMGITNGVANIMSIIAPLIVGFIVTNEHDPEQWRIVFFIAAGFYLVGNTLYVIFGKANVQPWNDPPAKPRRNSTPQVESQH is encoded by the exons ATGGTTACCACTGTGAAGAATCGTCGCTTTGAGGATGAAG ACTCCGGCTTGGGTGTCCGTCACTTCCAGATCTTCCTGCTCTTCCTTGCCCTCACGGTGGCCTATGGCTGCCGAGTCAACCTCTCCGTGGCTGTGGTGGCCATGACCGATGCCGCCTCCGCAAATCCCGATTTTCCC GAGTATAATTGGTCGGAGAAGACGAAATCCCTGCTGCTGAGCAGCTTCTTCTGGGGCTATGTGATCACCCAGGTGCCAGCTGGTCAATTGGCTCGCAAATATGGCGGCAAGGTGATGATCCTGTCGGGTCTGGCCATCTGCTCGATCCTAAACATCCTGACACCCATTTGCGCAAAGATCGGAGGCTGGCAGCTGGTCTGCGCCCTGCGAGTGGTGGAAGGTCTGTGCCAGGGCGTGGTCTTTCCCTCAACCCACACGATCCTCTCCCAATGGGCACCGCCCAAGGAGCGTGCCACGTTGGGAACGTGCGCCTACTCGGGTAACCAGTTCGGAACGATCCTCATGCTGGCCACCAGTGGAGTGATTGCAGCCTCGCCAATCGGCTGGCCCAGCATCTTCTATATCTCTGGAGGAATCGGATGCGTGTGGTCGGTGGTGTACTTCTTCTTCGGCGCAGGATCGCCACAAGAGTGCAAGTCCATTTCGGCGGAGGAGAAGAAGCTGATCGAGATGGCGCAGGCCGACGAGGTGAGcggtggccaggagcagccGACGGAGCAGTTGCCCACGCCCTGGCTGAGCTTCTTCACCTCACCCGCCTTCCTCGTCCTGATTGTCTCCCACTCGGTGCACAACTGGGGTTTCTGGACCCTTCTCACCGAGATCCCCAGCTACATGAAGAACATCCTGGGCAAGGACATCAAGTCGAATGCTCTCCTCTCATCGCTGCCCTATGTCTGCATGTTCGCCATGTCCTTCGTATTCTCGTCGATATCCGCCCAGTTGAACAACCGCAACTGCATTTCAAGGTCTACGAGCAGGAAGCTCTTCAACTCCATTGGTCTCTGGATTCCCATGGTCACCTTGGTTGGCTTGGGCTATGTAAACCCAGATCAGTCGGAGCTGGCTGTGGTCCTACTCTGCTTCACCGTGGGCATGAACGGAGCCACCTACCTGGGCTTCAACATGAACCACATCGATCTGTCGCCCAACTTCGCTGGTATCCTCATGGGCATCACCAACGGCGTGGCCAACATCATGAGCATCATTGCCCCGTTGATCGTCGGATTCATTGTCACAAATGAG CACGATCCCGAGCAGTGGCGCATTGTGTTCTTCATCGCCGCCGGATTCTACCTGGTGGGCAATACTCTGTACGTGATCTTCGGCAAGGCGAATGTCCAGCCCTGGAACGATCCCCCGGCGAAGCCTCGTCGCAACTCCACGCCCCAGGTGGAGTCGCAGCACTAA
- the LOC6739470 gene encoding putative inorganic phosphate cotransporter isoform X1, which translates to MKLICCGGSNGTMDMEAKNSTKEDEAVGKHSGLGVRHFQIFLLFLALTVAYGCRVNLSVAVVAMTDAASANPDFPEYNWSEKTKSLLLSSFFWGYVITQVPAGQLARKYGGKVMILSGLAICSILNILTPICAKIGGWQLVCALRVVEGLCQGVVFPSTHTILSQWAPPKERATLGTCAYSGNQFGTILMLATSGVIAASPIGWPSIFYISGGIGCVWSVVYFFFGAGSPQECKSISAEEKKLIEMAQADEVSGGQEQPTEQLPTPWLSFFTSPAFLVLIVSHSVHNWGFWTLLTEIPSYMKNILGKDIKSNALLSSLPYVCMFAMSFVFSSISAQLNNRNCISRSTSRKLFNSIGLWIPMVTLVGLGYVNPDQSELAVVLLCFTVGMNGATYLGFNMNHIDLSPNFAGILMGITNGVANIMSIIAPLIVGFIVTNEHDPEQWRIVFFIAAGFYLVGNTLYVIFGKANVQPWNDPPAKPRRNSTPQVESQH; encoded by the exons ACTCCGGCTTGGGTGTCCGTCACTTCCAGATCTTCCTGCTCTTCCTTGCCCTCACGGTGGCCTATGGCTGCCGAGTCAACCTCTCCGTGGCTGTGGTGGCCATGACCGATGCCGCCTCCGCAAATCCCGATTTTCCC GAGTATAATTGGTCGGAGAAGACGAAATCCCTGCTGCTGAGCAGCTTCTTCTGGGGCTATGTGATCACCCAGGTGCCAGCTGGTCAATTGGCTCGCAAATATGGCGGCAAGGTGATGATCCTGTCGGGTCTGGCCATCTGCTCGATCCTAAACATCCTGACACCCATTTGCGCAAAGATCGGAGGCTGGCAGCTGGTCTGCGCCCTGCGAGTGGTGGAAGGTCTGTGCCAGGGCGTGGTCTTTCCCTCAACCCACACGATCCTCTCCCAATGGGCACCGCCCAAGGAGCGTGCCACGTTGGGAACGTGCGCCTACTCGGGTAACCAGTTCGGAACGATCCTCATGCTGGCCACCAGTGGAGTGATTGCAGCCTCGCCAATCGGCTGGCCCAGCATCTTCTATATCTCTGGAGGAATCGGATGCGTGTGGTCGGTGGTGTACTTCTTCTTCGGCGCAGGATCGCCACAAGAGTGCAAGTCCATTTCGGCGGAGGAGAAGAAGCTGATCGAGATGGCGCAGGCCGACGAGGTGAGcggtggccaggagcagccGACGGAGCAGTTGCCCACGCCCTGGCTGAGCTTCTTCACCTCACCCGCCTTCCTCGTCCTGATTGTCTCCCACTCGGTGCACAACTGGGGTTTCTGGACCCTTCTCACCGAGATCCCCAGCTACATGAAGAACATCCTGGGCAAGGACATCAAGTCGAATGCTCTCCTCTCATCGCTGCCCTATGTCTGCATGTTCGCCATGTCCTTCGTATTCTCGTCGATATCCGCCCAGTTGAACAACCGCAACTGCATTTCAAGGTCTACGAGCAGGAAGCTCTTCAACTCCATTGGTCTCTGGATTCCCATGGTCACCTTGGTTGGCTTGGGCTATGTAAACCCAGATCAGTCGGAGCTGGCTGTGGTCCTACTCTGCTTCACCGTGGGCATGAACGGAGCCACCTACCTGGGCTTCAACATGAACCACATCGATCTGTCGCCCAACTTCGCTGGTATCCTCATGGGCATCACCAACGGCGTGGCCAACATCATGAGCATCATTGCCCCGTTGATCGTCGGATTCATTGTCACAAATGAG CACGATCCCGAGCAGTGGCGCATTGTGTTCTTCATCGCCGCCGGATTCTACCTGGTGGGCAATACTCTGTACGTGATCTTCGGCAAGGCGAATGTCCAGCCCTGGAACGATCCCCCGGCGAAGCCTCGTCGCAACTCCACGCCCCAGGTGGAGTCGCAGCACTAA